Part of the Sulfobacillus acidophilus DSM 10332 genome, ACGATGCGATAGTATTGTCTTGGGAACCTATCATCGTTACACCTCGTCTAAATCGCCAAACTGCAGCGCGTCCAATTCTTCAATCCGAAATGGATTGTCGGTCCATCGAATCTCAAAGCTCCGCATGAGACAGGCGGGGTTTTCGTGGACTTTCACGACTTTACCGATTCGTTTTCTTTCCGGATCTCGCGGGTCGGCCACCCAATCGCCCTCCGAAATCGCCATGACCGCCACCTCCCATGAATTCGATAAACCGCACCACGTGGCCGCTAAATCGAAAGTAGTCCGCCAACGGCACGATGTCTTCGTCATTCATGCCTCGTTTGATCACCACGTTACCCTTAACCGGGGTCAAGCCGGCGGATGTCGCCGCTTGAATTGCCGCCAGAACCCGCTCCACCGGAAAATTTACTCCGTTAATGCGGCCGAAACGCCGAGAATCCAGAGAATCCAAACTCACGGTCACGCGGGTTAATCCCGCCGCCTTAAGCCGTAGGGCTTTGGCCATATTCAAGGTCGCGCCGTTGGTTGTCAGGGCGATCTCCTCAATCCCCTCAATCCGGGCCAGGTCGCCCACCAAGTCCTCCAGGTCCGGCCGCAACCACGGCTCACCCCCGGTGAGCCGAATTTTTCGTACCCCCAGTCGGACAAAAATCTGCGCCAAGCGAACGATTTCCTTGCCCGTCAGTAAGGCCTCATCCGGCAGAAAATGGGCGGCCGTACCGAAAACTTCCCGAAGCATGCAATAGACACATCGAAAATTGCACCGATCCGTCAGAGAGATTCGCAGATCCCGCAACGGCCGTCCCAACTAATCGATTACCGCCTGCATTTTAGAAGGCTCCCGGCTTAAAAGCCCAAATCAAATCAAACACCCGTTCAACCACCGGCGGCGGGGAGACATCTTCCCGCAAACCTCGACTAGCCGGTCCACCGATACTTTGAATGAGGGCCCGCATCGCCTCCGGGCTGTCCAACCGGATCTCGTCGCGGTAAACCGCCGTAGCGCCAATCTGAAATCCCGTCCGTAAAAGCGCATCGTGAATCCGCTTTTGACCGCGTTGGAAAAAGTCGCCCGGGCCGTTTAATTGGCGCATAATCATCCGCACGAAGGGATTTCCGTCGGCACTCACCGCATAGGCAAAGGTGCCGCCGGGTTTCAGGGCGCGAAAGATCTGGTGCAACAACGGGTCGATGTCTTCCACCAGGTGCAACACCAATAAGGCGGTAACCCCGTCCAACATGGCCGTTGGCCACGGCAGGCGCAAAACGTCCCGTTCTATGTACCAGGCGGCAAACGAAGGATCCTGACGTTCCCACGCGTGCTGGATCATCCGCCGCGCCTGATCTACGCCGAACACCCATAGGGGTTCCTGAGCGGTCTCCCGTATGGCTTCAACCATCGCGCCCGTTCCGGTTCCCACATCCACCCAAATTTGTCCGCCCCGGAGCGTCAATCCTTGGGCCAGCGCTTTCCCGACGGCGCGATTACGCTCTTCCATCATGGCATGATATCCTTGCACACGCTCCCCGAAGCCTAGCGGATCCTTTCCGGGTTCCAGCAGCACATAGGTACAATCTTCCAGGCATTCGAGCCGTGCCGACGAATCCAGCGGGTAGACTTCCGGGGCCCGAATCACCTCCACCCCCCTGGGCCCGGGGATCCATCCGATGCGCCCGGCCCTCGGTAAGCCAAAGCCAAAGCGGCGACGTCGCCGGGATGTCGAGGGTTGACCCCTTCGCCACCCGGCCGGTTTTAACGACCGTCGTCCCCGCCAGCCGTTCCAACGATAGGGGCTTCATGATCTGGTCCCTCCTCTTCGGTTGCTTGTGCCCATTGCGTGAGCCGTTGAATGACGCCACGAGTTAATCGGCTCGGCGTTGATGAGCCCGCCGTGATCGCAATCCGGCGAAATCGGCTCCAGTCGTACTGCGTCAAGTCATGGGCGGAGTCCACGCGAAATGCCGGGATACCGCCTTGGCGCGACGCGACCTCCACAAGCTTTTTGGTATTATTGCTGCGCTCGTCGCCGACAACGACCACTGCGTCGACCCGGCGACTGACGTCATATACTGCACGCTGCCGTAACTGGGTAGCCGGGCAAATTTCGTTAAACACGATAACCGACGAATACCGGGCACGAATGGCATCAACCACATCTTGGGTATCCCATTGACTCAGAGTCGTTTGGGTCACCCACTATCGGTGTTTACGCTTACGAAGGCCAATGTGCGCGCAATCCGGCGGGGGCAACGAGCGTCCGTCTTCCCGACTCCAAGTGCCAAGGGCCAATCGGGGAACCATAGATCGTGCCAAAACGCACCTTCAGCACAATTAGGTTCCCGCGCCACCAACGACACAGGCCGCCGTTTACACAAATCCAAAATAGCGTTTGGCATCGTCCAACATCATCGACGGATCCCAGGGCGGCGACCAGACCACATTGACGTTCGCCTCTTTGACACCGTCCAGAGCCATCAGCCGCTCGTAAGTGCCCTCTTTAATGTAGTTTGTCGCGGGACACCCCGGTGTCGTCATGGTCATCACCAAATCGATGACCCCGTCGTCCTTGATGTCAATACCGTAGATCAGTCCCAAATCGACGATATTGTACCCCAATTCGGGATCAATCACGTCTTTAAGCGCTTCGCGGATCACATCTTCTGTCAGCTGGCTCATCTTTTTGAACCTCCCCCATTCTTAACCGCCGGGACGGCCGGCGAACCCTCGGCCATGCCCAAATCCGGTTCCTGACCGTGCCGAACGTGCCATAAAGCCCGTGCAATATCTAATGTGGCAAGCAAGGTCCCCAGCATGCCGACTTGAAAGAGCCATTCGCGTCTTAGCGCCAAGCCGACCGCCGCGACCACCACCGCCACAAAGTAAACGACGTAAGCCGGCTCATCCCGCGATTCCCGGACTAAATCCTGCACCCGGGGGGTTCGTTGCCGCCCCATTTTCTTGCCGTACCGCTCGATCCACGTGAGAAACGGCAAAATTTTATATAACTGGGTCAGCCCCAGCCCCCCGAGCCACCCGTAGAGCCATAACAAGACCATCGCGGCGGCCCATTGGTGCCATTGGTGCAAGATGCCCACGATAGCGGTCAGAATCAGGGCGATCCCCAACGTGGCCAATGCCCACCGGGCGTTTCGCGCGTTCAATTCCATTTGTCGGCGCTTGCGGTCACGGTACAGCCGGACCATATCCACCAAAAACATCGCCAATCCAAGCCATCCGAGCGTCCAACCGAGCTGATTAAGCCAGGACCAGGGACCCCATTGCGCAATCCAGGCCAGAAGCACGCCGAATCCTGTGAGCCCTAAGACCGCCCAGCCCCAAAATCCTCGATGTTCCGGCGCCAGGGTGAACATCGCCAAGAGTTTGTAAGACACTCCCAACGCCGTCAGCGTAAGCCAACCCACAATGCCGCCGATCACATGCGCGACCAACCCTTGACCGAAAACCGCCGGTCCCACCACCGGCCCTAACGCGCCGGGACTTTGGAAACCGATGGCGAACGTGAGGCCGAGCGATACGGTCAACAAGAGGAAAAAAAGCCCGCCGGCAATGAGCCATTCGTGAAAGGCCCAAGGCCAGGCCCGTCCCAACGTCATGCCCAAATTAACCAGGGCCAGGATTACCCCCAGCACAATCAAGGTGCCGCCGGTCGGCAAGGTCCACATTGTACCGAAGAGCACGCCGCTTGGAAGGGACAAAAATCCGACCAGCAAGAAGGCAAGCCCTCCCAAAATCAAGGCCAATGTCCATCCGGTCAGCGCTTGGCTTGCCAACTCCTGAGTGGTTAGCACCGGCACGAATTGTTGTAAGGCCCCTAACATGAGGATTGTCATCCACCCGATCGTCGTCAGGTGAACGGCCACCAGCACCCAACCGGTCGCCAGGCCGGCCAAGGGATCGGAAATGCCCGTCACCCATAACAACTCCGCCAGCACCAACGATCCCAAGGCGGCAATAAAATAAGGTACGCTCCAACGGGAGACTTTCACGCCGTACAATGCCATCACCTTCTTTAACGTGACTTGAGTATGGCGCTTTCAGGGCGAAAACATCGTGATCCAGATCACGGCCGGCGAAATTCCGTGGGGGTCAAGGTGCCCGTCCCTCGCAAAAAGAGCGGAACAAAAGATTTTAATGCCTAAACGTCCAAGTTCTCGCCGCCTGGTCGCGACATTCCTCCTCTAGGCGGTCCCATCGGTGAGGCATGCTAACCAAACGCGTGCAAGGTACCCTTAGGGCATCCTGCACGCGACCGAACGGCGTTTCCGTATCTGAAGTTAGGCGCGATATTGGTTCCGGGCGCGATATTGCATGGGGGCTCGCCGCGGATAGGCCACGGGTACACTCCAAATATGCACGAGACGCGTAAACGGCGAAACGGCAAAGAGCAAAAACGCCAATTCAATGTGAATCTGGAACAACAGCGGTACATGCGCCATCAATGCCACTCGGGGGTGAAGCGTCAAGAGACCACGCACCCAAGGTCCGACGGTATGGCGATATCCGTACGGCCCATAATCATTGTCGTGAATACCGATGGCCGCATCTTCCGGACTCATCCACCCTCAGGAGATAACCATAATCAGCCAATTTATAAGAGGGGGACACGGAGAGCCGGAAAGAACGGCCCCTTGGAGCGAGGTAAAGCCTCTTCCTCTGTTGCCGATTGCCGGCCCAGATATGCCCCCTACTGTAGGCGGTTAAGCATCAAACTATTTTGGCGGTTTTTGACGCGTTACCGTCCGGTCATTCGGCCCTTCTGATCAATGACCACGATCCCAAACCTCTTTTATACCAATTAGAGGCCGAGCAGCCCGGCGTATTTTCGGTCGAATATCAAGAACGTGGGCCGGAACGATTTGCCATTTTGCTCACGCGGAATTAGAATCGAGCTTCCCCTCTTGGCGCCTTCGGGCGCTTTTTGCTTATCCGGATGTCGATAAAGGACGCGGCTTTAGCTTACGCACAAGGGCCACCAAAATAGCGACCGTCAGGATGATCACGCCGAGTCCCAAGACGGCTACGCCTGTCCGGGCGACGTCAACGGCAGAAATCGTCCACCCGACGACCCACAAAGTGACCCCGGGAATGGTCGACGCGGCCACGACAAATGACCAGCGAGGCGGAAAAATGTCGGTCAGGCGTGGCATCTTGCCTTGCCCATGGACGTGGGAATAGCGATGAAGCCACAACAAAAAGGCGATGATTTTCTGCACGAAACCTAAAAAAGAGAGACCGACCCACCCCACGACATAGGCGACCAATATCGCACGCCACCACTGAACCACGTTTAGCCACGTCATGAGGCCTCCGATCCAGGCAAAACCGGCAAAAAGCCCACCGACTGCCGGTAACCATAAGGCCGGTTCATGGCGAAAAAGACGGTTAGCCCGGACCAGTCCCAAGATATCCCAGGCCCAAGTTCCCCAAGCCCCCATTGCCAATAGCCAGGCGCCGATAAAGCCTGCCCGCCACCCCATAAAGCCGCTGACGATGCCGGTGATCACGGCACTTTGTTGTAAACCATACGTCCATTGCCACCACTGCGGTTGTTTGCGCGACGGCAAAAACATCAGCCATAAGCGATAGCTCACACCCATCAACAAAAATCCCAGCCAGCCGCCGAGTCCCACGCTAAAGTGCACCCAAAGCGGTTTAAGAGGCGTCACGGGAAGGCCAAGATATCCCCACGCAAGCCAGCTACCCATGCATGCCGTCAAAACCAAATAGGCGACCGCCGTCGCGATAAACAGAAGCGGTATGGTCCAGATCTTTTGTCTCACCAGACGGCTTGCGATAAGAACGGCAAAGCCTAAGATCGACAATAAAAGCAAACTTCCCCCGGCGGCAAGCCAGAGCGGCCGAGCACGCACCAATCCCCCAATAAACCCGGCTAATCCGGCAAGATACCCTATCCCCTGGGGCCATATCCACCGGGGCGATATCGGCGGCTGATTCGTCAGCACCGGCGTCAATTGATATAAGGCGCCCATCATGACCAAGGTTAAAAAGCCCAAGGTGAACCCGTGTACCAATGCGACGACGGGCCAGGACGAAGGGGGAAGCTCGACTATCGTCGAGCCCGACGTGAACACCACGGCGAGCCCTATTGCCAGCAGGCCAAGGCCGGTGAGAAAAAACACAACGGGAACGACCAATCGGGCGGTCCGGTCGGTATGGATCTGTCCTACCCGCATAGGCTGGCCTCCCTCTTCCATAAGGGTCTACAGATCTTTTAACGCCCCCACCAACGCTAACGCCAGCGCGGACGCGGCCAACCGATGGCGGCTCTGGCGGGGAAAAATGCGATAATCGCCGGGTCCTAACCGGACGATTGCGCCCTCCACTTCGGTTTCGATCTGCCTTCTACGACCCATATCCACTCGGTCCGATCGGGATGGGTATGTGCGGGAAAAGATGCGCCGGCCTCAAACTTCATCAGCTTAACCGCCCCTCCCGATCGCTCGACGAGAATCTTTTGCGATGTCCCAAATTTGCCTGGCTCAAACGGTCCCCATCGGTCGTCTGTCGCCATATTCATCCCCCTCCGAATCTTATCTCTATCCCCAACCGTAGGGAACCGCCCCGTCCCGTACTGTGATCCTCATCACACTAAAGGGCCCGCCCGTTTTACTCCCCTTGGCATCCCGAAAATGGTGACCGGGATCACGATAGGGGCCCGGCTCGAGCGAGATACTTATTCTACGATGACGGCATTTTTGGTAAGGAGGTCCTTTATGACAACATCCGCTCCCTGGATTCGGGCCTGCCGGGTGGACGATATTGACCCGGCCATCCCCTACTTTGTCGAAATCAATAACCAGCCCCTGGCCTTATACCGAGTGGGAGACGATGTCTTCGCCACCGACGACACCTGTTCTCACCAGGAGGCGTCGTTATCCGAGGGCAGCTACGCCGGATATATCGTCACGTGTCCGCGACATGGCGGCCAGTTTGACATCCGCACCGGTCAGGCGGTCAAAATGCCGGCCGTGAGTCCGATTACGGTGTTCCCGGTTAAAGTCGTCGATGGCGATGTCTACGTCGCCGTCGATAAATCGGGGCCTCTAGACTAAGTAGCCCCCCGACACCACACGGACATCGGAAAGTGAACATCAAAGCAAGGCCATAGACACCGATATTGCCAACACCAGTTTACGAAAATGGAGGGGAGATTGATGGACCTCATTGCTCGCTTGACCGAAGAACATCAGGACTACGTCATAAAGCTTTCGACCTTGGCCGAAACCATTGAGGGGATCCGGATTAATGGTCGCGGCGATTATTTCATCGAGACTCTAGATGGATTGTTGGTGCCTTTAACCAGCCAGTTAGACGACCATGCCCGTCGGGAAGAGGATTTTCTTTTTCCCCGCATCTTAGAGAGGGCCCCTGACAGTCCCATACCGGTCATGTTAGAGGACCATGAGGCCATTCGCGAAGCGAGTCAAGGGTTCGCCAGGGGGTATCTCTTGTGGCGGGACGGCGATGACGACGCCTTTAACCGGTGGGTGACATTTGCCGAAACCCTAAGGGGCACTTTTTCGGCGCACATGCAAAAAGAAAATCTGATTTTGTTCCCGCTGGCCCGACGTGTACTGAGTGCCGATGAAATCGCCCGCTTGGTCCCGGACGAGTCGCGGTGAGTACTATGCATATTCTCTTGCGCCATCGGGACATTCCCGACCTCTATCGTCTCCCCGTTTACCAAGCCCACCGGGGATACGAAGGCTTACGCCAAGCACACCAGATGGCTCCGGCCACCGTCCGCGATGTGGTGACCCGCTCAGGTCTTCGCGGTCGCGGCGGAGCGGGATTCCCTACCGGTCGTAAATGGAGCTTTCTGGATTACCAGGCCCCGGTGCGCTATTTCGTGGTGAATATCGACGAGGCCGAACCCGGAACATTTAAAGATCGGGAATTAGCGGAGCATAATCCGCACCAAATCATCGAAGGCGCCTTGATTGGCGCGTATGCCATAGAAGCGCCGGCGGCTTTCATTTTTGTGCGCGGCGAACTCCTGACGGCCTATGAAGTCTTGGTCCGTGCCCGTGACGAGGCCCGGTCCGCCGGCCTCATCGGCCCCTCTACGGCCGAAGTGTACATTTATCGAAGCGCCGGCGCCTACATCTGTGGCGAAGAGACGGCCCTTTTGGAATCGCTCGAAGGCAAACGCGGCCATCCCCGCATTAAGCCGCCGTTTCCGGCTCAATCCGGGCTTTATAACCAGCCCACGGTGGTAAACAATGCCGAAACCGTCGCCAACTTGCCGCCCATTCTATCCAATGGGGCCGACTGGTACCGTCAATGGGGGACGGAAGCATCTCCCGGGATCAAAATCTTTTCCTTGAGTGGGCGGGTCATGCGACCGGGTAATTACGAGCTGCCGCTTTCCACTCCCTTACGGACCTTAATTGAAGACTACGGAGGAGGAGTTGGCCCAGGACGTCATGTCAAGGCGGTCATTCCCGGCGGAAGCTCGGTTCCGTTACTGCCGGCCGAGCAACTGGATGTTTTACTGGACTACGAATCGTTACAAGAAGCCGGTTCGATGCTGGGATCAGGCGGTGTCGTCGTGCTCGATGATCAGGTCTGTATCGTGCGCGCCGCCGCACGCCTGATGAAATTTTACCGCACCGAATCATGCGGCAAATGCACCCCGTGTCGCGAAGGCACCTATTGGATGGCGGATATTCTCGATCGCATCGAACGAGGTGAAGGAACCTCTCGCGATTTCGACCTGTTGCCCGACATTGCCGACAATGTCGGCGGAAAGTGCCTGTGTCCATTGGGCGATGCGTCGCTACCGTTCATGCTCAGTGCCATGAGACATTTCCGAGAGGAATTCGTCGCTCACATTGACCGCCATCGTTGTCCCCTGGCCGGCTAAAAATCTAGGCCTTCTCCCGATTACCCGTCTTGACCCGGTGTCCACCACTGCCACCAGACGGAGCGCCGAGATTTTTGAGACTTCACCTGATAAAGGGCGATGTCGGCATGGCGTAGAAGACCGTCCGGATCACCGGCATCGTCGGGGTACCGTGTCAACCCGATGCTGAGCCCCATTTGGCGGACGCTTCCGTCGGGAAATTTTACCGCCTCAAAGGCTTTTTGTATCGCGGCCCACCGCGTGTCGACGGCGGACTCGTCACCGGCATCGGTGACCACGACGACAAATTCATCGCCCCCTAACCGGGCCGCCAAATTATCCGGTCCGACCGCTTGGCGCAGGCGATCGGCCACCTGTCGCAGCAACTGGTCTCCTGCCTCATGGCCCCAGGTGTCATTCACGTGTTTAAAATCGTCCAAGTCCAAAACGCCGACCACCACCCGGCTCGCTTTCGCGTCCGCTTCACGAAGGGCTTGGTCCAGATATTCGGCTAATCCCAGTCGATTAGCCAATCCGGTCAACGGGTCATGCCGCGCTAGAAAAAATTGCCGTTGATGTTCTTCGTTTAAGCGAGCTTTCAGATCCTGCTCGTCCAATCCTAACCCGATCAGACGGGCAATCTGCGCCACTAAATTCAACACCTGATGATCAAAAATGTCGGGCGTGGTACTGACAACCGCCAATGTCGCCCATTGTTGGCGATTGCGGAGAATAGGCACCGCCGCTCCCGCAGCCCAGGCTTTTTTCTTGAGGAAATCCTCCCAGGGAGCCATTTCCGGCGCATGCCGATGATCATTATGAAAGTGAATGCGTCCGGTTCGCCAGGCTTGGACTACCAAGGGGCCGGGATTTTGATCCAACGACAAGCGAAATTGCTTAAGTTCTTGGGACCCGGGTCCGGCCGCCGCCAACACCCGAAAGATCCCGGCCGGGTCCGGCCGACCAATCCACGCCACCTGGAAAATCCCGCTATGCGCCAATTGCCGACAGACACGAGTCAATAACTGCCGCTCGTTCGACGCCCGAATCAAGACATTGCTCGTCGCGGCCAACGCCCGGTATAACCCTTGGGTCCGAGTCAAGCGTGCGACCGTCACCGCCAGTTCACTTTGGGCCTGACTTAGGCTGTCCGTCAGGTGAATCCGGTCCAACACGCGCCCTAAGTCCTCGGCGATGACCCGAAGGAGGCTCACTTGCTCCGCCGTAAAGGGATTCGACTCGCGATGATAAAGCCAGAAGTAGGCATCCAGCCGATTGCGATGCCAAATCGGCAAAGCCGCTGCCGAGCGCACGGAATGCCCGGGGAAACAATCCTCGAGCGGCTGAAACCGGGAGTCAGCCATCCATTCGGGAAAAAGCCGAAGGGTCTGGTCAGAATCCGGGAGCGGCGGGGTCTTTTGCCAAAGACAAGGCCCGGCACTCCGCTCCCCTGCCTCCGCCAAGCACGTCCATCCACCGGTCGGTTCCAGGCGGCCAATCCAGGCATAGTGCATCCCGAGCGTATCGACCACCCGTTGACAGGCTTTGGCGTAAAGTGCTTCTCGCGTTGTGACCGCCGCCTCCGCCAGCGCCGTTCCCTCCCCTCTAATAGGCTCCCTGGCGTTTAAATACCGCCCGTACCGTTAGCCATAAAATCTTCAAGTCGAGTCCCAATGACCATTCCTGACAATACTGCAAATCGTAGCGTAAGGATTCCTGAGTCGTCAGATCACCGCGCCCCATCACCTGGGCCAATCCGGTCAAGCCCGGAAGGCATCGATGGCGACGATGGGCTTCGGGGGGGTAGAGTAACACGATTTCCGGGATTTCCGGCCGCGGCCCGACTAAAGACATCTCTCCCTTTAATACATTGACTAATTGGGGCAACTCATCCAGTGACGTATTGCGCAAAAACCGACCAAACGGTGTAATCCGGGCGTCGTGATCATCTTGAAACCGATAATGTTCCAGGGCCTCGGTGGTTTGGGGAGCCACCCACAACTTTTCCGCCCCCTCGACCATGGTGCGGAATTTATAGAGCACAAACGGGCGACCATAGCGACCAATCCGAGTCTGGCGAAAGATCACCGACCCGGGCGATTCCCGACGGATGCGCCAACTAATCCACCCCATAAGCGGTAACGTCACCACAAACAACACCAGGGCCACCACCATGTCGAAAGCCCGTTTGACCAGGAAATCCGGTTTGTCCACTATCTCACCCGACGCGCCAAGACCCGTTGAACCGCCTCAATCACATCATTGACATCGTCATCGGTCATCGACGGATAGAGAGGTAAAGAGATTTCGGCCGCAAAGAATCGATCGGCTTCGGGATAATCGCCGACTTTCCATCCAAACCGTCGTTGATAATAGGTGTGATGGTGCACCGGAATAAAGTGCACGGAGGTGCCGATGTTTTCTTGCCGTAAGTCTTCAATTACGGTCGCCCGGTCACAGGTTAATTCATTTAATTGCAGCCGCAAAGGATAAAGATGCCATGCATGCCCGTAATCGGGCCGTTCCACCGGTAACACCACCGGTAACCCGGCGAATGCCGTTTGATAACGTTCGGCAATTTGGGCCCGGCGGGCCTGCATTGCGGGCAATTTCTTCAATTGCACCAGCCCCAGCGCCGCTTGGAGGTCCGTCATATTGTATTTGTAGCCTAAAACTCCCACATCATAGCCCCAATGCCCTTGTTGGGTGTATCGATTCCAAGCGTTTTTGGACATCCCGTGTAACGCCAATACGCGAATATGCTCGGCCAGGGAGGCGTCGGGCACCGCTAGCGCCCCGCCTTCCCCCGTCGCTAAATTTTTGGTCGCATAAAAAGAAAACGCCGTCAAGTTCCCCCACTGGCCAACCAACCGTCCGTGGACCGTGCTCGCGAGTCCGTGAGCCGCGTCCTCAATCACGGTTAATCCGAACCGATCCCGGATCTGATTAATCGCGGGCATATTCACGGCATGCCCGCCATAATGCACCGGCAACACCGCCCGAGTCCGGGACGTCATCGCCCGTGACACCAACTCCGGATTCAGATTACCGGTATCCGGTTCTATATCAACCAGTACCGGCCGTGCCCCGGCGTATAAAATCGCATTGACCGACGCCACAAACGTATAAGGCGTCGTAATCACGTCATCGCCGGGGCCGATGCCCGCCGCCACCAACGCTAAATGAAGGGCCGCGGT contains:
- a CDS encoding NADH dehydrogenase (quinone) (PFAM: NADH-ubiquinone oxidoreductase-F iron-sulfur binding region; Respiratory-chain NADH dehydrogenase 51 Kd subunit; SLBB domain~COGs: COG1894 NADH:ubiquinone oxidoreductase NADH-binding (51 kD) subunit~InterPro IPR011538:IPR019554:IPR019575~KEGG: rha:RHA1_ro05914 NADH dehydrogenase subunit F~PFAM: NADH:ubiquinone oxidoreductase, 51kDa subunit; Soluble ligand binding domain; NADH ubiquinone oxidoreductase, F subunit, iron sulphur binding~PRIAM: NADH dehydrogenase (quinone)~SPTR: NADH-quinone oxidoreductase, F subunit), whose product is MSTMHILLRHRDIPDLYRLPVYQAHRGYEGLRQAHQMAPATVRDVVTRSGLRGRGGAGFPTGRKWSFLDYQAPVRYFVVNIDEAEPGTFKDRELAEHNPHQIIEGALIGAYAIEAPAAFIFVRGELLTAYEVLVRARDEARSAGLIGPSTAEVYIYRSAGAYICGEETALLESLEGKRGHPRIKPPFPAQSGLYNQPTVVNNAETVANLPPILSNGADWYRQWGTEASPGIKIFSLSGRVMRPGNYELPLSTPLRTLIEDYGGGVGPGRHVKAVIPGGSSVPLLPAEQLDVLLDYESLQEAGSMLGSGGVVVLDDQVCIVRAAARLMKFYRTESCGKCTPCREGTYWMADILDRIERGEGTSRDFDLLPDIADNVGGKCLCPLGDASLPFMLSAMRHFREEFVAHIDRHRCPLAG
- a CDS encoding diguanylate cyclase with GAF sensor (PFAM: GGDEF domain~TIGRFAM: diguanylate cyclase (GGDEF) domain~COGs: COG2199 FOG: GGDEF domain~InterPro IPR000160:IPR003018~KEGG: tin:Tint_1169 diguanylate cyclase/phosphodiesterase with GAF sensor~PFAM: Diguanylate cyclase, predicted; GAF~SMART: Diguanylate cyclase, predicted; GAF~SPTR: Putative uncharacterized protein;~TIGRFAM: Diguanylate cyclase, predicted), which produces MHYAWIGRLEPTGGWTCLAEAGERSAGPCLWQKTPPLPDSDQTLRLFPEWMADSRFQPLEDCFPGHSVRSAAALPIWHRNRLDAYFWLYHRESNPFTAEQVSLLRVIAEDLGRVLDRIHLTDSLSQAQSELAVTVARLTRTQGLYRALAATSNVLIRASNERQLLTRVCRQLAHSGIFQVAWIGRPDPAGIFRVLAAAGPGSQELKQFRLSLDQNPGPLVVQAWRTGRIHFHNDHRHAPEMAPWEDFLKKKAWAAGAAVPILRNRQQWATLAVVSTTPDIFDHQVLNLVAQIARLIGLGLDEQDLKARLNEEHQRQFFLARHDPLTGLANRLGLAEYLDQALREADAKASRVVVGVLDLDDFKHVNDTWGHEAGDQLLRQVADRLRQAVGPDNLAARLGGDEFVVVVTDAGDESAVDTRWAAIQKAFEAVKFPDGSVRQMGLSIGLTRYPDDAGDPDGLLRHADIALYQVKSQKSRRSVWWQWWTPGQDG
- a CDS encoding Undecaprenyl-phosphate galactose phosphotransferase (PFAM: Bacterial sugar transferase~COGs: COG2148 Sugar transferase involved in lipopolysaccharide synthesis~InterPro IPR003362~KEGG: sgy:Sgly_2999 undecaprenyl-phosphate galactose phosphotransferase~PFAM: Bacterial sugar transferase~PRIAM: Undecaprenyl-phosphate galactose phosphotransferase~SPTR: Bacterial sugar transferase), which produces MDKPDFLVKRAFDMVVALVLFVVTLPLMGWISWRIRRESPGSVIFRQTRIGRYGRPFVLYKFRTMVEGAEKLWVAPQTTEALEHYRFQDDHDARITPFGRFLRNTSLDELPQLVNVLKGEMSLVGPRPEIPEIVLLYPPEAHRRHRCLPGLTGLAQVMGRGDLTTQESLRYDLQYCQEWSLGLDLKILWLTVRAVFKRQGAY
- a CDS encoding DegT/DnrJ/EryC1/StrS aminotransferase (PFAM: DegT/DnrJ/EryC1/StrS aminotransferase family~COGs: COG0399 pyridoxal phosphate-dependent enzyme apparently involved in regulation of cell wall biogenesis~InterPro IPR000653~KEGG: mpd:MCP_0774 putative aminotransferase~PFAM: DegT/DnrJ/EryC1/StrS aminotransferase~SPTR: Putative aminotransferase) translates to MRETFLPYNLPDIGTEEMEAVLDVIRSRWITRGHVTEEFEAALQAYLGVPAVVAVSSCTAALHLALVAAGIGPGDDVITTPYTFVASVNAILYAGARPVLVDIEPDTGNLNPELVSRAMTSRTRAVLPVHYGGHAVNMPAINQIRDRFGLTVIEDAAHGLASTVHGRLVGQWGNLTAFSFYATKNLATGEGGALAVPDASLAEHIRVLALHGMSKNAWNRYTQQGHWGYDVGVLGYKYNMTDLQAALGLVQLKKLPAMQARRAQIAERYQTAFAGLPVVLPVERPDYGHAWHLYPLRLQLNELTCDRATVIEDLRQENIGTSVHFIPVHHHTYYQRRFGWKVGDYPEADRFFAAEISLPLYPSMTDDDVNDVIEAVQRVLARRVR